Genomic window (Thermostichus vulcanus str. 'Rupite'):
CTCGAAAATCCGCTCTACCGAAGCCTCTCCCTGTTTCAACTCGCTGTAGTTGTTGGTGATATGCACAATCGGGTCGATCAGCATCGCGATCCCGGCAATAAAACCCAAAAACTGGCTGCCGGTTAGGTTGCCCTGGCTAATCTGCCACCCGCCAACCCAAAACACCCCCAAAACGCTCATGGCGTAGAGGAATCCCACTACTGGGTCTTGAATCGCCTTCACCTGCTCCGTTTGAAACCGGGCCAGACGGTTGCTTTCGGCAATGGTACTAAAGCGGCGGATTTCATATTCCTCTGCAGCAAAGGCGCGAATCAGGCCAATCCCGGCAAAAACTTCTGTCAAAAGGGCGGCCAGATCCGACATGCTCTCCTGGTTGAGGCGGGAGCGAAACAAAAGCCGATCCCCAAACCAGCTGATCAAGGCTCCCATGAGGGGGGCGATCACCAAGGTGGTCAGGGTTAGGATCCCGTTGAGGTAAAACAGGTAGCCCACCACCGCCACAATGGTGAGCACACTCGGAATGAAGCGATGGAAAAACCGCTGCACCACTTCCCCGACCCGATCCAGATCCCCCGTGAGACGATAGACCAAGTCCCCAGTGCGGCTGCCGGAAAAATAGTCCAGATCCAAGGCCTGTAAGTGGGCATACAGCCGCTGCCGCAACTCCAGCACCATTTGCAGTGAAGCTCGCGCCATCAGGGCGTCCTGGCCATACTGAAAAGCGCCACGCACCAGAAAAAACACCACCCCAATTAGGGCTAGCAGGCGCAGTTGACCCAAATCTCCTGCCCCAATCGACCGCGCCACCCACTCGATCAGATAGGCAAGCGCAGGCATGGTCAGCACAAAGCCGAGGGTACACATTAGCCCCAACAGCAGCATCCACAAATGGGGCTGGATAAAGGGAATTAGGCGACGATAGCTACGACCCGGATGCACAAATGACGAACCAAAAGGGCCTCTGACCCAACCAGCTTACAGGATAGTGCTGCGAACTGTTGTCGGGATCTCGTTGATCGGGCTGTAGAGTTGGAAGCCATTGCGACTGTTTTCCTTCACCCGGTAAAGGGCCAAATC
Coding sequences:
- a CDS encoding ABC transporter ATP-binding protein, giving the protein MLLLGLMCTLGFVLTMPALAYLIEWVARSIGAGDLGQLRLLALIGVVFFLVRGAFQYGQDALMARASLQMVLELRQRLYAHLQALDLDYFSGSRTGDLVYRLTGDLDRVGEVVQRFFHRFIPSVLTIVAVVGYLFYLNGILTLTTLVIAPLMGALISWFGDRLLFRSRLNQESMSDLAALLTEVFAGIGLIRAFAAEEYEIRRFSTIAESNRLARFQTEQVKAIQDPVVGFLYAMSVLGVFWVGGWQISQGNLTGSQFLGFIAGIAMLIDPIVHITNNYSELKQGEASVERIFELLDIRSQVCDLPGAKPLPPIQGWVEFDQVSFRYKPDQPVLKQLSFKVSPGEIVALVGSSGAGKSTLVSLIPRFYDPQQGCIRIDGIDIRTVTLQSLRRQIGIVPQEITLFSGTIASNIAYGQEHFDLEAVRQAAQVANIHTFIESLPDGYATLVGERGVTLSGGQRQRLAIARAVLLNPKILILDEATSALDNESEALVQEALQRLMHRCTVFVIAHRLSTVRTAHRIFVLEQGQLLEQGNHGELLGKGGRYAQFHLRQFQ